One Paraburkholderia kururiensis DNA window includes the following coding sequences:
- the fliP gene encoding flagellar type III secretion system pore protein FliP (The bacterial flagellar biogenesis protein FliP forms a type III secretion system (T3SS)-type pore required for flagellar assembly.), with translation MLAHPSLSFAQATGLPAFTTSPGPNGGTTYSLSVQTMLLLTMLSFLPAMVLMMTSFTRIIIVLSLLRQALGTATTPPNQVLVGLALFLTMFVMSPVLDKAYTDGYKPFSDGTLPMEQAVSRGVAPFKTFMLRQTRETDLALFAKISHAAPMQGPEDVPLSLLVPAFVTSELKTGFQIGFTIFIPFLIIDIVVASVLMSMGMMMVSPSTISLPFKLMLFVLVDGWQLLIGSLAQSFT, from the coding sequence ATGCTGGCGCATCCCTCGCTTTCCTTCGCGCAGGCCACCGGCCTGCCGGCGTTCACGACGAGCCCGGGCCCCAACGGCGGCACTACCTATTCGTTGAGCGTGCAGACCATGCTGCTGCTCACGATGCTGTCGTTCCTGCCGGCGATGGTGCTGATGATGACGAGCTTCACGCGCATCATCATCGTGCTTTCGCTGTTGCGCCAGGCGCTCGGCACGGCGACGACGCCGCCGAATCAGGTGCTGGTGGGCCTCGCGCTGTTCTTGACGATGTTCGTGATGTCGCCCGTGCTCGACAAGGCTTACACGGACGGCTACAAGCCGTTCTCCGACGGCACGCTGCCCATGGAGCAGGCCGTGTCGCGTGGCGTGGCGCCGTTCAAGACGTTCATGCTGCGCCAGACGCGCGAGACCGATCTCGCGCTCTTCGCGAAGATTTCGCACGCGGCGCCCATGCAAGGCCCCGAAGACGTGCCACTGTCGCTGCTCGTGCCCGCCTTCGTGACGAGCGAGTTGAAGACGGGCTTCCAGATCGGCTTCACGATCTTCATTCCGTTTCTCATCATCGACATCGTGGTGGCGAGCGTGCTGATGTCCATGGGCATGATGATGGTGTCGCCTTCCACGATCTCGCTGCCGTTCAAGCTCATGCTGTTCGTGCTGGTGGATGGGTGGCAACTGCTCATCGGGTCGCTCGCGCAGAGCTTCACCTGA
- the flgL gene encoding flagellar hook-associated protein FlgL, with product MRISTTQLFGLNVQQMNNQQSELAQLYQQIASGQAISTPSDNPLGASQAVQLSMQASELSQYTSNQSTALTSLHAEDSTLSSVSNVLQSVNTQLVHAGDASLSDTNRGAIAQDLIGLKNQLLGLANANDGQGNYLFAGFQTTSQPFSTNAAGTVTYNGDTGVRSIQVTSSHQVAVSDSGASVFLSVAAVGTTSISAGSASNTGTGVVGTVSTLNASNPANQDKYTITFAGSGASSTYTITDNTTGTTSAAQPYSAGSAITLGGQSVSITGAPAAGDTFTVTPATQAGTDIFSSIDAAIAALQTPVVGTAGSANLSNSLSTAMQKVQNAMNNVVTVQASVGGREQELQALQTVTQNSSLQTQSNLSDLTQINLTSTISKYTMTQYALQAAQQGFVKIQGMSLFNYIN from the coding sequence ATGCGCATCTCGACCACCCAGCTTTTCGGCCTGAACGTTCAGCAGATGAACAATCAGCAGAGCGAACTCGCGCAGCTGTACCAGCAGATCGCGAGCGGCCAGGCGATCTCGACGCCGTCGGACAACCCGCTCGGCGCGTCGCAGGCCGTGCAGCTCTCCATGCAGGCGTCCGAGCTCTCGCAGTACACGAGCAACCAGAGCACCGCGCTCACGTCGCTGCATGCGGAAGATTCAACGCTTTCCAGCGTGAGCAATGTCTTGCAGAGCGTCAACACACAGCTCGTGCACGCGGGCGACGCCTCGCTCAGCGACACGAACCGCGGCGCCATCGCGCAGGACCTGATTGGCTTGAAGAACCAGCTGCTCGGCCTCGCGAACGCCAACGACGGGCAGGGCAACTACCTGTTCGCGGGCTTTCAGACCACGTCGCAGCCGTTCAGCACCAACGCGGCGGGCACGGTGACCTACAACGGCGACACGGGCGTGCGCTCCATCCAGGTGACGAGCAGCCACCAGGTTGCCGTGAGCGACAGCGGCGCATCCGTGTTCCTTTCGGTTGCGGCGGTGGGCACGACGTCCATCTCGGCGGGCTCGGCCAGCAACACGGGCACGGGCGTGGTCGGCACAGTGAGCACGCTCAACGCCTCGAATCCGGCCAACCAGGACAAGTACACGATCACGTTCGCGGGCTCCGGCGCCTCGAGCACCTACACGATCACGGACAACACCACCGGCACGACGAGCGCGGCGCAGCCGTACTCGGCGGGCTCGGCGATCACGCTGGGCGGCCAGAGCGTCTCGATCACCGGCGCGCCCGCTGCGGGCGACACGTTCACCGTGACGCCGGCTACCCAGGCGGGCACGGACATCTTCTCGTCCATCGACGCCGCCATCGCCGCGCTGCAGACGCCCGTGGTGGGCACCGCAGGCTCGGCAAACCTCAGCAACTCGCTTTCCACCGCGATGCAGAAGGTGCAGAACGCCATGAACAACGTGGTGACCGTGCAGGCGTCCGTGGGCGGCCGCGAGCAGGAGTTGCAGGCGCTGCAGACCGTCACGCAGAACAGTTCGCTGCAGACGCAGAGCAACCTGTCCGACCTCACGCAGATCAACCTCACGTCCACCATCAGCAAGTACACGATGACACAGTACGCGCTGCAGGCGGCCCAGCAAGGCTTCGTGAAGATTCAGGGCATGTCGCTCTTCAACTACATCAACTGA
- the fliL gene encoding flagellar basal body-associated protein FliL translates to MATTTAPQAAAATPAKSGKMKRILVIAVIAILAAGVAGGATWFFMSRHAGTPAAPTPAPPPAPPVFFALEPMTVNLQSDDGETHYLRIGLTLKLADQKTQDKLTEHMPEIRSRVLLALSNKHPQDLAPLEGKRALAEELKKLIEQPTETGSAPVHVQDVLFTEFVVQ, encoded by the coding sequence ATGGCGACCACGACCGCACCCCAGGCAGCAGCAGCCACGCCGGCGAAATCCGGCAAGATGAAGCGCATTCTTGTGATCGCCGTGATCGCGATTCTGGCCGCCGGTGTGGCGGGCGGCGCGACCTGGTTCTTCATGTCCCGGCATGCGGGCACGCCCGCTGCGCCCACCCCTGCGCCGCCGCCCGCGCCGCCCGTGTTCTTCGCGCTCGAGCCGATGACGGTGAACCTGCAGTCGGACGACGGCGAGACGCACTACCTGCGCATCGGCCTCACGCTGAAGCTCGCGGACCAGAAGACCCAGGACAAGCTCACCGAACACATGCCCGAGATTCGCAGCCGCGTGTTGCTCGCGCTGTCGAACAAGCATCCGCAGGATCTCGCGCCGCTCGAAGGCAAGCGCGCGCTGGCCGAGGAACTCAAGAAGCTGATCGAGCAGCCCACCGAGACCGGCAGTGCACCCGTGCACGTGCAGGACGTGCTGTTCACCGAATTCGTCGTGCAATAA
- the flgJ gene encoding flagellar assembly peptidoglycan hydrolase FlgJ — protein sequence MNSDPSLKGNELSQRFALDVQGFDALRAQAKNSPQAGLKMAAQQFDAVFTQMMLKSMRDATPSDGPLDSHDGATFTSMLDQQLSQQMSSKGIGVADALFKQLSRNAGVQGGDANAGNNAALSALSKAFANPSANGALATGKGYTRNSALTPPVRGDGSSPKIDAFVDKLAAPAQAASAATGIPARFIIGQAALESGWGKREITNSDGTPSHNVFGIKATKDWTGKTVSTVTTEYVNGRPQRVVEKFRAYDSYEQAMTDYASLLKDNPRYAQVLNSSHDVNGFAQGMQRAGYATDPHYAKKLISIMQKMTA from the coding sequence ATTCCGATCCGTCTCTGAAGGGCAACGAACTTAGCCAGCGCTTCGCGCTCGACGTGCAGGGCTTCGACGCCCTGCGTGCCCAGGCGAAGAACTCGCCGCAGGCCGGCCTCAAAATGGCCGCGCAGCAGTTCGACGCCGTGTTCACGCAGATGATGCTGAAGAGCATGCGCGACGCGACGCCCTCCGACGGCCCGCTCGATTCGCACGACGGCGCCACGTTCACGTCGATGCTCGACCAGCAGCTTTCGCAGCAGATGTCGTCGAAGGGCATTGGCGTGGCCGACGCGCTTTTCAAGCAGCTTTCGCGCAACGCGGGCGTGCAGGGCGGCGACGCCAACGCGGGCAACAACGCGGCGCTTTCCGCGCTTTCGAAGGCATTCGCGAACCCGTCCGCCAACGGCGCGCTCGCCACGGGCAAGGGCTACACGCGCAACAGCGCGCTCACGCCGCCGGTGCGCGGCGACGGCTCGTCGCCGAAGATCGACGCGTTCGTCGACAAGCTCGCCGCACCGGCGCAGGCCGCGAGCGCGGCGACCGGCATTCCGGCGCGTTTCATCATCGGCCAGGCCGCGCTCGAATCGGGCTGGGGCAAGCGCGAAATCACGAACAGCGACGGCACGCCGAGCCACAACGTGTTCGGCATCAAGGCCACGAAGGACTGGACGGGCAAGACCGTCTCCACGGTGACCACCGAATACGTGAACGGCCGCCCGCAGCGCGTGGTGGAAAAATTCCGCGCCTACGACTCCTACGAGCAGGCGATGACCGACTACGCGAGCCTCCTGAAGGACAACCCGCGCTACGCGCAGGTGCTGAACTCGTCGCACGACGTGAACGGCTTTGCGCAAGGCATGCAGCGCGCGGGCTATGCAACGGACCCGCACTACGCGAAGAAGCTCATCTCGATCATGCAGAAGATGACTGCCTGA
- the fliN gene encoding flagellar motor switch protein FliN, with the protein MSDLNATPAPVEPPLTTPGAEAEEASLDDWASALAEQNGNEVNPAAAGVFQPLSKVEPSTTRNDIDMILDIPVQMTVELGRTKIAIRNLLQLAQGSVVELDGLAGEPMDVLVNGCLIAQGEVVVVNDKFGIRLTDIITPSERIRKLNR; encoded by the coding sequence ATGAGTGACCTCAACGCAACGCCGGCTCCGGTCGAGCCGCCGCTCACCACGCCGGGCGCGGAAGCCGAAGAGGCCTCGCTCGACGATTGGGCGAGCGCGCTGGCCGAACAGAACGGCAACGAAGTGAACCCGGCCGCGGCGGGCGTGTTCCAGCCGCTCTCGAAGGTGGAGCCGAGCACCACGCGCAACGACATCGACATGATTCTGGACATTCCCGTCCAGATGACCGTCGAGCTGGGCCGCACGAAGATCGCCATTCGCAACCTGCTGCAACTCGCGCAGGGGTCGGTGGTGGAACTGGACGGCCTCGCCGGCGAACCGATGGACGTGCTCGTGAACGGCTGCCTCATCGCCCAGGGCGAAGTGGTGGTGGTGAACGACAAGTTCGGCATTCGCCTGACCGACATCATCACGCCGTCCGAGCGTATCCGGAAGCTGAACCGATGA
- the fliR gene encoding flagellar biosynthetic protein FliR has product MFSVTYAQLNTWLTAFLWPFVRILAFVATAPVVGNAAVPARVKVGLGAFITLIVAPALGAMPQDTVFSAAGIWILVNQFLIGVSLGFAMQLIFSTIEMAGGIMGLSMGLGFATFFDPHSTGASEVLSRYLNAIALLAFLAFDGHLQVFNALIATFQAMPVSANVLGAPGWRALAGWGSMVFSAGLLLALPVVAALLIANLSLGILNRAAPQIGIFQIGFAVTLLVGLLLVQLMLPNMIPFFGRLFDSGVEQMGRVAVGFR; this is encoded by the coding sequence ATGTTTTCCGTTACCTATGCCCAGCTGAACACGTGGCTCACCGCGTTCCTGTGGCCGTTCGTGCGCATTCTCGCGTTCGTGGCCACGGCGCCCGTGGTGGGCAACGCGGCGGTGCCGGCGCGCGTGAAGGTGGGACTGGGGGCGTTCATCACGCTGATCGTGGCGCCCGCGCTGGGCGCCATGCCGCAGGACACCGTGTTCTCCGCCGCCGGCATCTGGATTCTCGTGAACCAGTTCCTGATCGGCGTTTCGCTCGGCTTTGCGATGCAACTGATCTTTTCGACCATCGAAATGGCCGGCGGCATCATGGGGCTCAGCATGGGCCTCGGCTTCGCAACCTTCTTCGATCCGCACTCGACTGGCGCCTCCGAAGTGCTTTCGCGCTACCTCAACGCCATCGCGCTGCTTGCATTCCTCGCCTTCGACGGACACCTCCAGGTGTTCAACGCGCTCATCGCGACGTTCCAGGCCATGCCGGTTTCGGCGAACGTGCTCGGGGCGCCGGGCTGGCGCGCGCTGGCCGGATGGGGATCGATGGTGTTTTCGGCGGGACTGCTGCTGGCATTGCCCGTGGTGGCGGCGCTGCTCATCGCGAACCTTTCGCTCGGCATCCTGAACCGCGCCGCGCCGCAGATCGGCATTTTTCAGATCGGATTCGCGGTGACCTTGCTGGTGGGCCTGCTGCTCGTGCAGCTGATGCTGCCGAACATGATCCCGTTCTTCGGACGCCTGTTCGACAGCGGGGTCGAACAGATGGGGAGAGTGGCGGTGG
- the flgK gene encoding flagellar hook-associated protein FlgK: protein MSSNLFNIGLSGLNAAQWGLTTTGQNISNASTPGYSVERPVYEETAGQYTSSGFLPQGVSTVTVQRQYSQYLSTELNSAQSQSGSLTAYYNMIAQLNNLVGSPTAGISSAITSYFTGLQGVANSASSLSARQTAMSSAQSLAAQINAAGAQYDQMRQSVNTQLTDTVSQINTYTKQIADLNQQIQAANGSGQPPNQLLDQRDQAVSSLSQLVGVQVVQNSSGYSVFMSSGQPLVVGTGTYNLSAVTSPSDPSELSVSIQAASSSGASNPATLLPDNLVSGGTLGGLLAFRSQTLDPAEAQLGAIATSFAAQVNSQNALGLDMNGNPGTALFTVGSPTIYANQNNTGNATLGVTLANASQPTTGDYTLSYDGSAYKLTDNATGAMIGSSTSLASPIGGLQFSLTGTMNAGDSFDVQPTRGALNGFALATTNATSIAAASPVLASAPTTNTGTAKITQGAVSAGYVLPSTSTTLTYSSASGGISGFPAGSTVNVNGTNYTIASAATVVPYSSSTGASISVSGSTMNAVSFSISGTPSNGDTFTIGKNTGGGNDGRNALLLSNLVSAKQLNGGTSTLTDAYSGYVNTIGNQTNQVQAANTAQTTLVTQITSAQQSVSGVNINEEAANLLQYQQLYQANSKVIQTASTLFQTLLGIFQ, encoded by the coding sequence ATGTCCAGCAACCTCTTCAATATCGGCTTGAGCGGCCTCAATGCCGCCCAATGGGGCCTCACCACGACGGGCCAGAACATCAGCAACGCGTCCACGCCGGGCTACTCGGTGGAGCGGCCTGTCTACGAGGAAACCGCGGGGCAGTACACGTCCTCGGGCTTCCTGCCGCAGGGCGTCTCGACGGTCACGGTGCAGCGCCAGTACAGCCAGTACCTGAGCACGGAGCTCAACAGCGCGCAGTCGCAAAGCGGTTCGCTCACGGCGTACTACAACATGATCGCGCAGCTCAACAACCTGGTCGGCAGCCCGACCGCGGGTATTTCGAGCGCGATCACGTCGTATTTCACGGGCCTGCAAGGCGTGGCCAACAGCGCGTCGTCGCTGTCGGCGCGGCAGACCGCGATGAGCTCGGCGCAGTCGCTTGCCGCGCAGATCAACGCGGCCGGCGCGCAGTACGACCAGATGCGCCAGAGCGTGAACACGCAGTTGACCGACACCGTCTCGCAGATCAACACGTACACGAAGCAGATCGCCGACCTCAACCAGCAGATCCAGGCCGCCAACGGCTCGGGCCAGCCGCCCAACCAGCTGCTCGATCAGCGCGACCAGGCGGTGTCGAGCCTCTCGCAACTGGTCGGCGTGCAGGTGGTGCAGAACTCGAGCGGCTACAGCGTCTTCATGTCGAGCGGCCAGCCGCTCGTCGTCGGCACGGGTACGTACAACCTGTCCGCGGTCACGTCGCCTTCGGACCCGAGCGAGCTTTCCGTCTCCATTCAGGCGGCGTCCAGTTCGGGCGCGTCCAACCCCGCCACCTTGCTGCCCGATAACCTCGTGAGCGGCGGCACGCTGGGTGGACTGCTTGCGTTCCGCAGCCAGACGCTCGATCCGGCCGAAGCGCAACTGGGCGCCATTGCGACCAGCTTCGCGGCGCAGGTGAACTCGCAGAACGCGCTCGGCCTCGACATGAACGGCAACCCGGGCACGGCGCTGTTCACGGTGGGCAGCCCGACGATCTACGCGAACCAGAACAACACCGGCAACGCCACGCTGGGCGTGACGCTCGCCAACGCTTCGCAGCCCACGACGGGCGACTACACGCTCTCGTACGACGGCAGCGCCTACAAGCTCACGGACAACGCGACGGGCGCCATGATCGGCTCGTCCACGAGTCTGGCGAGCCCCATCGGCGGCTTGCAGTTCTCGCTCACGGGCACCATGAACGCCGGCGATTCGTTCGACGTGCAGCCCACGCGCGGCGCGCTCAACGGCTTCGCGCTCGCCACCACGAATGCGACCTCGATTGCAGCGGCTTCGCCCGTGCTGGCCTCCGCGCCCACCACCAACACGGGCACGGCGAAGATCACGCAAGGTGCGGTCAGCGCGGGCTACGTGCTGCCGTCCACGTCGACGACGCTGACCTACAGCTCGGCCTCGGGCGGTATCTCGGGCTTTCCGGCGGGCTCCACGGTGAACGTCAACGGCACCAACTACACGATTGCCAGCGCCGCCACCGTGGTGCCGTATTCGTCGTCCACGGGCGCTTCGATCTCCGTGAGCGGCAGCACCATGAACGCGGTGAGCTTCTCGATTTCCGGCACACCCTCCAACGGCGACACGTTCACCATCGGGAAGAACACGGGCGGCGGCAACGACGGACGCAACGCCCTGCTGCTGTCGAATCTCGTGTCGGCCAAGCAGTTGAACGGCGGCACCTCGACGCTCACGGACGCCTACTCGGGCTACGTGAACACGATCGGCAACCAGACGAACCAGGTGCAGGCGGCGAACACGGCGCAGACCACGCTCGTCACGCAGATCACCTCGGCGCAGCAGTCGGTCTCGGGCGTGAACATCAACGAAGAAGCGGCAAACCTGTTGCAGTACCAGCAGCTCTACCAGGCGAACAGCAAGGTGATCCAGACGGCATCCACGCTGTTCCAGACGCTGCTCGGCATTTTCCAGTGA
- the fliQ gene encoding flagellar biosynthesis protein FliQ, with protein sequence MTPESVMTLAHEAMYVALLLASPLLLVSLVVGLVVSLFQAATQINETTLSFIPKLIAIVITLVIAGPWMLSTMLDYMRHMFTSVPAIAG encoded by the coding sequence ATGACACCCGAATCCGTCATGACACTCGCGCACGAGGCGATGTACGTCGCGCTGTTGCTCGCGTCGCCGCTCTTGCTCGTGTCGCTCGTGGTGGGGCTCGTGGTGAGCCTGTTCCAGGCCGCTACGCAGATCAACGAAACCACGCTCTCTTTCATCCCCAAGCTGATCGCCATCGTGATTACGCTCGTGATCGCCGGGCCGTGGATGCTTTCCACCATGCTCGACTACATGCGCCACATGTTCACGAGCGTGCCGGCGATTGCCGGCTGA
- a CDS encoding flagellar brake protein: protein MDITQSNGENAEANGASEADEALDFGRRNPLEIGVQLRNLVNRGDFLTVQYKGGQLVTRLLDVDVRGRVFTFDWGAVEAHNNGLLMAPRCQFHASPDGVRMEFATATPRQTRFEGLPAFEADFPEVLYYVQRREYFRVETPLLEPYLCHGRFPEGEPFRFEVHDISLGGVGMRTTDERVVGLPMGVTLMDCELALGPQGTLSLDLQLVSHRMFDLPNGSQRYQLGFRFVTLPGSAENTLQRLITQLEMKRRSLVRA from the coding sequence ATGGATATCACCCAGTCAAACGGAGAAAACGCCGAAGCGAACGGCGCTTCGGAGGCAGACGAGGCGCTCGACTTCGGACGGCGCAACCCGCTGGAAATCGGCGTGCAGTTGCGCAATCTCGTGAACCGCGGCGACTTTCTCACCGTGCAGTACAAGGGCGGCCAGCTTGTCACGCGGCTGCTCGACGTGGATGTGCGCGGGCGCGTCTTCACCTTCGACTGGGGCGCCGTGGAGGCGCACAACAACGGTTTGCTCATGGCGCCGCGCTGCCAGTTCCACGCCTCGCCCGACGGCGTGCGCATGGAGTTCGCCACGGCCACGCCGCGCCAGACGCGTTTCGAGGGCCTGCCCGCGTTCGAAGCCGACTTTCCCGAAGTGCTCTATTACGTGCAGCGGCGCGAGTATTTCCGCGTGGAGACGCCGTTGCTCGAGCCGTACCTGTGCCACGGCCGGTTCCCGGAAGGCGAGCCGTTCCGCTTCGAGGTGCACGACATCTCGCTGGGCGGCGTGGGCATGCGCACCACGGACGAACGCGTCGTAGGCCTGCCCATGGGCGTGACGCTGATGGACTGCGAACTCGCGCTCGGCCCGCAGGGCACGCTCTCGCTCGACCTGCAGCTCGTTTCGCATCGCATGTTCGACCTGCCCAACGGCTCGCAGCGTTATCAGTTGGGCTTTCGTTTCGTGACACTGCCGGGCAGCGCCGAAAACACACTGCAGCGACTCATTACGCAGCTGGAAATGAAGCGCCGCTCGCTCGTGCGCGCCTGA
- the fliO gene encoding flagellar biosynthetic protein FliO — protein MKYAAVRRALGAAVVLAAAMPHALLAADMNAVNNAAKIASNVGAGSAVPSLGVGAVLQTIVGLVVVVGLVFGCAWLARRLGLQPSQRGGLVKTIGGASLGGKERVAVVEVGDTWLVLGAAPGNVRLLHAMPAGSAGVAGSVAAGTTQSGMPPGAAGDLSGTFGQRFRDALKGEVGKRFSRRDGGEQ, from the coding sequence ATGAAGTACGCAGCAGTCCGCCGCGCGCTGGGCGCGGCGGTGGTCCTCGCGGCCGCCATGCCGCACGCGCTCCTCGCGGCGGACATGAACGCGGTGAACAACGCCGCGAAGATCGCTTCGAACGTGGGTGCAGGCAGCGCGGTGCCGTCGCTGGGCGTGGGCGCCGTGTTGCAGACCATCGTAGGGCTCGTGGTGGTGGTGGGGCTGGTGTTCGGCTGCGCGTGGCTTGCGCGGCGCCTCGGCCTTCAGCCTTCGCAGCGCGGCGGCCTCGTGAAGACGATCGGCGGCGCGTCGCTGGGCGGCAAGGAACGCGTCGCGGTGGTCGAAGTGGGCGACACGTGGCTCGTGCTGGGCGCCGCGCCCGGCAACGTGCGGCTGCTGCACGCGATGCCTGCGGGCAGTGCGGGCGTGGCCGGTTCCGTCGCCGCGGGCACCACTCAATCGGGCATGCCGCCCGGCGCAGCCGGCGACCTGTCCGGCACCTTCGGACAGCGCTTTCGCGACGCCTTGAAAGGCGAAGTGGGCAAACGTTTCAGCCGGCGCGACGGCGGAGAGCAGTAA
- the fliM gene encoding flagellar motor switch protein FliM: protein MGHDEFMSQEEVDALLKGVTGETDQDAGQTEHKGVRPYNIATQERIVRGRMPGLEIINDRFARLLRVGIFNFMRRSAEISVGPVKVQKYSEFTRNLPIPTNLNLVHVKPLRGTSLFVFDPNLVFFVVDNLFGGDGRFHTRVEGRDFTQTEQRIISKLLHLVFEHYTTAWKSVRPLQFEFVRAEMHTQFANVATPNEIVIVTQFSIEFGPTGGTLHICMPYSMIEPIRDVLSSPIQGEALEVDRRWVRVLSQQVQSAEVELTADLAQIPVTFEQILNMRAGDVLPINIPEHIVAKVDGVPVMECGYGIFNGQYSLRVQKMISAADTMKEGGYE from the coding sequence ATGGGCCACGACGAATTCATGTCGCAGGAGGAGGTGGATGCCCTCCTCAAAGGCGTCACGGGCGAGACCGACCAGGATGCCGGCCAGACCGAGCACAAGGGCGTACGCCCTTACAACATCGCGACGCAGGAACGCATCGTTCGCGGCCGGATGCCCGGCCTCGAAATCATCAACGACCGTTTCGCGCGGCTGTTGCGCGTCGGCATTTTCAACTTCATGCGACGCAGCGCCGAGATTTCGGTGGGTCCGGTGAAGGTGCAGAAGTACAGCGAGTTCACCCGCAACCTGCCCATTCCGACCAACCTGAACCTCGTGCACGTGAAGCCGCTGCGCGGCACGTCGCTGTTCGTGTTCGACCCGAACCTCGTGTTCTTCGTGGTGGACAACCTGTTCGGCGGCGACGGGCGCTTTCACACGCGTGTGGAAGGCCGCGACTTCACGCAGACCGAACAGCGCATCATCAGCAAGCTGCTGCATCTCGTTTTCGAGCACTACACGACCGCGTGGAAGAGCGTGCGCCCGTTGCAGTTCGAATTCGTGCGCGCCGAAATGCACACGCAGTTCGCCAACGTCGCCACGCCCAACGAAATCGTGATCGTCACGCAGTTTTCGATCGAGTTCGGGCCCACGGGCGGCACGCTGCACATCTGCATGCCGTACTCGATGATCGAGCCGATTCGCGACGTGCTCTCTTCGCCCATTCAGGGCGAGGCGCTCGAAGTGGACCGCCGCTGGGTGCGCGTGCTCTCGCAGCAGGTGCAGTCGGCGGAAGTGGAGCTCACGGCGGACCTCGCGCAGATTCCCGTGACGTTCGAGCAGATTCTCAACATGCGTGCGGGCGACGTGCTGCCCATCAACATTCCCGAGCACATCGTCGCGAAGGTGGACGGCGTGCCGGTGATGGAATGCGGTTACGGAATTTTCAATGGTCAATATTCGCTGCGCGTCCAGAAGATGATCAGCGCGGCGGATACGATGAAGGAAGGTGGATATGAGTGA